A single region of the Gossypium arboreum isolate Shixiya-1 chromosome 12, ASM2569848v2, whole genome shotgun sequence genome encodes:
- the LOC108479811 gene encoding LRR receptor-like serine/threonine-protein kinase GSO1 — translation MDYMKKDFSLILTILFLTSCSLASVFCQNQDLSLLLDIKRSFVQDPQNVLHDWSSQANPNFCAWTGVACGFISPANSFHVVSLNLSGFSLGGSLSPSLGRLQNLLHLDLSSNRLTGPIPTTLSNLSSLESLLLYSNQLSGPIPPQLGSFTSLRVMRIGDNELTGPIPSSFGNLVNLVTLGLASCRLTGPIPRELGQLTRLEDLVLQDNQLEGPIPPQLGNCSSLNVFTAAFNNLNGSIPAELGRLKNLQLLNLINNSLSGDLPSQLGELSQLVYLSLTGNHLEGAIPKSLANLRNLENLDLSLNKLTGGIPEELGKLSKLVYLVLSNNNLSGPIPRNICSNTSNLEHLILSEVQLLGEIPVELRLCRALKQLDLSNNTLNGSIPVELYELRELTDLYLHNNSLVGSISPSIANLSNLQTLALFHNNLEGNLPGEIGMLSKLEILYLYENRLSGDIPWEIGNCSSLKMMDFFGNRFTGEIPLTIGRLKELQLLHLRQNALVGEIPASLGNCNHLTILDLADNHLSGGVPSSFGFLQALEQLMLYNNSLEGNLPASLISLANLTRVNLSKNKMNGSIAALCSSSSLLSFDVTNNAFDGEIPEELGNSPALERLRLGKNRFIGTIPGSLGMIRELSLLDLSGNLLTGPIPGELKLCRKLSHIDLNDNSLSGVVPSWLGDLPQLGELRLSSNQFFGALSRQLFNCSKLLVLQLDGNSLNGTLLGEIGDLLSLNILNLNRNQLSGPIPTTIGKLSNLYELQLSHNGFSGDIPTELGQLKNLQSILDLSYNNLTGQIPPSIGTLSKLEALDLSHNLLLGEVPPEIGDMSSLGKLNLSHNNLQGKLSKQLSHWPAEAFEGNLNLCGSPLDGCDNLASGQQQAALSETSVVVISAIATLAAIALLVLVVTVFLKQRREYFKRGSVVNFTYSSSSSQARRRLLFHNGAAKQDYKWEDIMRATKNLSDELVIGSGGSGTIYRGELRTGETVAIKKILWKEDLLSNRSFAREIKTLGRIRHRHLVKLMGYCSNRVAGFNLLIYEYMENGSVWDWLHKQPANIKKKSLDWEARIKIAVGLAQGVEYLHHDCVPKIVHRDIKSSNVLLDSNMEAHLGDFGLAKSVAESYDSASNTESNSWFAGSYGYIAPEYAYTLKTTEKTDVYSMGIVLMELVSGKMPTDTLFGVDMDMVRWVETRIQVQGSDRGELIDPALKPLLPCEESAAYQVLDIALQCTRTAAQDRPSARQATDLLVHVLNNRKLDIDKVNSGPYK, via the exons ATGGACTACATGAAAAAGGATTTCTCCCTCATCCTAACTATACTCTTTTTAACATCATGTTCACTCGCTTCTGTTTTCTGTCAAAACCAAGATTTATCACTTCTTCTGGACATCAAGAGGTCGTTTGTTCAAGACCCTCAAAATGTTCTGCATGACTGGTCATCCCAAGCCAACCCCAATTTCTGTGCTTGGACCGGAGTCGCTTGTGGCTTCATCTCCCCCGCCAACTCCTTCCATGTTGTCAGTCTAAACCTTTCTGGATTCTCGCTGGGTGGCTCCCTGTCACCCTCGCTCGGCCGTTTACAAAACCTACTCCACCTTGATCTTTCCTCTAACCGCCTTACGGGTCCCATCCCAACCACCCTCTCTAACCTTTCTTCCTTGGAATCTTTGCTTCTATACTCAAACCAACTCTCTGGACCCATCCCACCTCAGCTGGGTTCATTCACCAGCCTCCGAGTCATGCGAATTGGTGACAATGAACTCACTGGTCCCATTCCTTCCTCGTTTGGAAACCTTGTCAACCTGGTCACCCTCGGCCTAGCCTCATGCCGTCTCACAGGCCCGATTCCCCGTGAGCTGGGTCAGCTCACCAGACTTGAGGACTTGGTTCTGCAGGATAACCAACTTGAGGGCCCTATCCCACCTCAGCTTGGCAACTGTTCAAGCCTCAACGTATTCACCGCGGCTTTCAACAACCTTAACGGATCCATCCCCGCGGAATTGGGTCGTCTCAAGAACCTTCAACTTCTAAATTTGATTAACAACAGTCTTTCGGGTGATTTGCCCAGCCAACTGGGTGAACTGAGCCAACTCGTTTATCTCAGTTTAACGGGGAACCATCTTGAAGGCGCAATCCCAAAGTCATTGGCCAACTTGCGCAATCTTGAGAATCTTGATTTGTCGCTAAACAAGCTCACAGGCGGCATTCCCGAAGAACTAGGCAAGTTGAGTAAGCTGGTGTACTTGGTTCTGTCAAACAACAATCTTTCAGGTCCAATACCAAGAAATATATGTTCCAATACTAGCAATTTGGAGCATCTGATCCTTTCAGAGGTTCAACTTTTGGGTGAAATCCCAGTAGAATTGAGACTCTGTAGAGCTTTGAAGCAGCTTGATTTGTCCAACAACACTCTGAATGGATCAATACCAGTTGAGCTTTATGAGCTGCGTGAATTGACCGATCTCTATCTCCACAACAACAGCTTGGTCGGTTCGATTTCTCCATCCATAGCGAACCTCAGCAACTTGCAGACACTTGCTCTGTTTCACAACAATTTAGAGGGAAATCTGCCTGGAGAAATAGGAATGCTGAGTAAACTTGAAATCTTGTATCTATATGAAAATCGGCTATCTGGAGACATCCCTTGGGAGATTGGTAATTGTTCAAGCCTGAAAATGATGGACTTCTTTGGCAATCGTTTCACAGGGGAGATCCCCCTTACTATTGGCAGGCTGAAGGAGCTGCAGCTGCTTCATCTAAGGCAAAATGCGCTTGTGGGTGAAATTCCAGCCTCACTGGGTAACTGCAATCACCTAACCATCCTGGACTTAGCAGACAATCACCTATCTGGCGGCGTTCCCTCGAGTTTCGGATTCCTTCAAGCCCTGGAGCAGCTCATGCTTTACAATAATTCACTTGAAGGTAATCTCCCCGCTTCATTGATCAGTTTAGCCAACCTAACTAGAGTCAATCTCTCCAAAAACAAAATGAATGGCAGCATTGCTGCATTGTGTAGTTCGAGTTCTTTGCTTTCCTTCGATGTAACAAACAATGCATTCGATGGTGAAATTCCTGAGGAGCTGGGTAATTCACCTGCTCTTGAGAGACTAAGATTAGGCAAAAACAGATTCATTGGAACAATCCCTGGATCATTGGGCATGATTCGTGAATTGTCACTATTAGACCTCTCAGGTAATTTGCTCACTGGACCTATTCCAGGTGAGCTCAAGTTGTGCAGAAAATTGAGTCATATCGATTTAAATGACAACTCGCTTTCCGGAGTGGTACCGTCATGGCTTGGCGATTTGCCTCAACTCGGAGAGCTTAGGCTCTCCTCCAATCAGTTTTTTGGGGCTCTTTCTCGACAACTTTTTAATTGTTCCAAGCTGTTGGTACTGCAACTTGATGGCAACTCACTTAATGGAACTCTCCTTGGTGAAATAGGTGATCTGTTGTCTCTTAATATACTCAATCTCAACAGAAACCAACTTTCTGGACCCATTCCTACAACCATAGGCAAGCTAAGCAACCTATATGAGCTACAGCTCTCACACAACGGCTTCAGTGGTGATATACCAACTGAGCTTGGACAACTTAAGAATCTCCAAAGCATTCTAGACCTCAGTTACAACAACCTCACCGGACAAATCCCACCTTCTATCGGAACACTATCCAAGCTCGAAGCCCTTGATCTTTCTCACAATTTACTCCTGGGAGAAGTCCCTCCTGAAATTGGTGACATGAGCAGCTTGGGGAAGCTTAATCTCTCCCACAACAATCTCCAAGGCAAATTAAGCAAACAATTGTCACACTGGCCAGCTGAAGCATTTGAAGGGAACTTAAATCTTTGTGGCAGCCCTCTTGATGGTTGCGATAACCTTGCATCCGGCCAACAGCAAGCAGCCCTGAGCGAAACATCCGTGGTGGTGATATCAGCAATTGCAACACTAGCGGCAATTGCTCTGCTGGTGCTGGTAGTAACCGTCTTCTTGAAACAAAGGAGAGAATATTTCAAGAGAGGCAGTGTGGTGAACTTCACCTACTCTTCCAGTTCTTCTCAAGCTAGGAGAAGGCTACTCTTCCATAATGGGGCTGCTAAGCAAGACTACAAATGGGAAGACATCATGCGAGCCACAAAAAACCTAAGTGATGAGTTAGTCATTGGCTCTGGGGGGTCTGGAACGATCTACAGAGGTGAATTACGGACTGGAGAAACGGTGGCCATCAAAAAGATTCTATGGAAGGAGGATCTTCTATCGAATAGAAGTTTCGCAAGGGAGATTAAGACACTTGGGAGGATAAGGCACAGGCATTTAGTGAAGTTGATGGGGTATTGTAGCAACAGAGTGGCCGGCTTCAATCTCCTGATATACGAGTACATGGAGAATGGAAGTGTGTGGGATTGGCTGCATAAGCAGCCGGCGAATATCAAGAAGAAGAGCCTTGATTGGGAGGCTAGGATAAAGATTGCGGTGGGATTAGCGCAAGGGGTTGAGTACCTCCATCATGACTGCGTGCCCAAGATTGTTCACAGGGACATCAAATCAAGCAATGTGTTGCTAGATTCTAACATGGAAGCGCATTTGGGAGATTTCGGGCTAGCAAAATCAGTTGCTGAGAGTTATGACTCAGCCTCCAACACAGAATCAAATTCATGGTTTGCGGGGTCTTACGGCTATATTGCGCCAG AGTATGCTTATACGCTCAAGACAACCGAGAAGACTGACGTTTACAGTATGGGCATTGTGCTGATGGAGCTTGTCAGCGGGAAAATGCCAACTGATACCCTTTTTGGTGTAGACATGGACATGGTAAGATGGGTGGAGACGCGTATCCAAGTGCAAGGTTCTGATCGTGGGGAACTCATAGATCCAGCGTTGAAACCGCTCTTACCTTGCGAGGAATCTGCCGCATATCAGGTGCTTGACATAGCCCTGCAGTGCACCAGAACGGCCGCACAAGATAGGCCATCTGCCCGTCAAGCCACGGATCTCCTCGTTCATGTATTGAACAACAGGAAGTTGGATATTGACAAGGTGAACTCCGGGCCCTACAAGTGA
- the LOC108478262 gene encoding uncharacterized protein LOC108478262, protein MAVSATVIGALLGLGTQMYSNALRKLPYMRHPWEHLLGMGLGAVFVNQLVNWDAQLQRDLDSMLEKAKAANERRYFDGDDD, encoded by the exons ATGGCAGTGAGCGCAACGGTGATCGGAGCACTTCTGGGACTGGGCACCCAAATGTACTCCAACGCTCTCCGCAAGCTCCCTTATATGCGAC ATCCGTGGGAGCACCTGTTGGGGATGGGTCTGGGAGCCGTGTTCGTTAACCAGCTTGTGAATTGGGACGCTCAGCTCCAACGGGACCTTGACAGTATGCTCGAAAAGGCCAAGGCTGCCAACGAGCGCCGCTACTTTG ATGGAGATGATGATTAA